A region of Mauremys mutica isolate MM-2020 ecotype Southern chromosome 2, ASM2049712v1, whole genome shotgun sequence DNA encodes the following proteins:
- the LOC123364228 gene encoding guanine nucleotide-binding protein G(I)/G(S)/G(O) subunit gamma-11 — translation MPAINIEDLSEKDKLKMEVEQLRKEVKLERQPVSKCSEDIKNYIEERSGEDPLVKGIPEDRNPFKEKGGCVIA, via the exons ATGCCGGCGATCAATATAGAGGATCTGAGCGAAAAGGATAAACTGAAAATGGAAGTTGAGCAGCTCCGGAAAGAAGTGAAGTTGGAAAGACAACCG gTGTCCAAATGTTCTGAAGATATAAAGAACTACATTGAAGAAAGATCTGGAGAGGATCCTTTGGTCAAGGGTATTCCTGAAGACAGGAATCCCTTTAAAGAGAAAGGAGGCTGTGTCATTGCATGA